A single genomic interval of Lathyrus oleraceus cultivar Zhongwan6 chromosome 7, CAAS_Psat_ZW6_1.0, whole genome shotgun sequence harbors:
- the LOC127100953 gene encoding uncharacterized protein LOC127100953 isoform X1: MYLRRIQCRDRRWALLLQPSKYFFGPKFSDHHCFQSLSPKTTVREYSSHGGIVKRDFLGSDSCSHVSSRYSFTGLNKRPSFCLRSTQIQGFSSESDGSSASENKQVHVNDGGDLDKGKNQLGKSGGDVKFSNTHAQLGEQDQEEWLHNEKLAVESKRRESPFLTRRDKFKNEFLRRITPWENINISWDTFPYHINEHTKNLLTECAASRLRHNKLASSFGTRLASSSGRILLQSIPGTELYRERLVRALAQDLQVPLLVLDSSILAPYDIDDDQSSDYESDDDNAESGDEDGLECENEDDNDASNEEEWTSSAEAKSDASDNEDALASAEAALKKVKAAVQKLIPYNVDEFEKIVTGDESPESSNSDDAKSTDKSGSQLRKGDRVKYIGPSIKFTNDDRIKLGKIPTSEGPTNAYTILPERVSTLNNGQRGEVYDVNGDQAAVILDDNVEKANENEAENPNNDRPKASVYWINVKDIENDLDAQTQDCYIAVEALCEVLNSKQPLIVYFPDSSQWLHKSLPKSSRNEFFQKVEEMFDQLSGPVVLICGQNKVHSGTKEKEKFTMILPNIGRVAKLPLSLKHLTDGFKGGKTSEEDDINKLFSNVLSVHPPKEENLQVVFKKQLEEDRKIVISRSNLNELRKVLEEHQLSCVDLLQTNTDGIILTKQKAEKVVGWAKNHYLSSCLLPSVKGERLCIPRESLEIAISRMKGMETMSRKPSQNLKSLAKDEFESNFVSSVVPPGEIGVKFDDIGALEDVKKALQELVILPMRRPELFTRGNLLRPCKGILLFGPPGTGKTLLAKALATEAGANFISITGSTLTSKWFGDAEKLTKALFSFASKLAPVIIFVDEVDSLLGARGGAFEHEATRRMRNEFMAAWDGLRSKENQRILILGATNRPFDLDDAVIRRLPRRIYVDLPDAENRKKILRIFLAKENLYSDFQYDELANLTEGYSGSDLKNLCVAAAYRPVQELLEEERKKDNDTTNSVLRPLNLEDFVQAKSKVGPSVAYDATSMNELRKWNEMYGEGGSRAKSPFGFGS, from the exons ATGTACTTGAGAAGAATACAGTGCCGAGATCGGAGATGGGCTTTGTTGTTGCAACCATCAAAATACTTCTTTGGGCCGAAATTCTCCGATCATCATTGCTTTCAGTCGTTATCACCTAAGACCACCGTGAGAGAATATTCTTCACATGGTGGTATTGTCAAAAGAGATTTCTTAGGTTCAGACTCATGTAGTCATGTTTCATCTAGATATAGTTTTACCGGTCTGAACAAAAGGCCTAGTTTTTGTCTTAGGAGTACTCAGATACAAGGTTTTAGTTCTGAAAGTGATGGAAGTAGTGCAAGTGAGAATAAACAAGTTCATGTTAACGATGGAGGTGATTTGGATAAGGGGAAGAATCAGCTAGGTAAGTCTGGTGGAGATGTTAAATTCAGCAATACTCATGCACAGCTTGGAGAACAGGATCAGGAGGAATGGCTTCATAATGAGAAGCTTGCTGTAGAAAGTAAAAGGAGAGAATCACCATTTTTGACGAGAAGGGATAAGTTTAAAAACGAGTTTCTGAGAAGAATTACTCCATGGGAGAATATAAACATTTCGTGGGACACATTTCCTTATCATATAAA TGAGCATACGAAAAATCTTCTTACGGAATGTGCTGCTTCCCGTTTGAGACATAATAAGCTTGCTTCATCTTTTGGCACCCGCCTTGCATCTTCAAGTGGAAGAATATTGCTTCAAAGCATTCCAG GCACTGAGCTCTATCGGGAAAGATTAGTTAGAGCTCTTGCACAAGATTTACAAGTACCGTTGTTGGTGCTTGACAGCAGCATCCTTGCTCCTTAT GATATTGATGATGATCAATCGTCAGACTATGAGTCTGATGATGATAATGCAGAATCTGGGGACGAGGATGGTCTAGAATGCGAGAATGAGGATGATAATGATGCTAGTAATGAAGAAGAGTGGACTAGCAGTGCTGAAGCGAAGTCAGATGCAAGCGATAATGAAGATGCACTAGCATCTGCTGAAGCAGCCCTTAAGAAAGTTAAAGCCGCTGTTCAGAAGCTTATCCCTTACAATGTTGATGAATTTGAGAAG ATTGTGACTGGAGATGAGAGTCCTGAGTCATCGAATTCTGATGATGCCAAGTCAACTGATAAATCTGGATCTCAGCTAAGAAAAG GTGACCGCGTGAAGTACATCGGCCCTTCTATTAAATTTACAAATGATGATAG GATCAAACTGGGGAAGATACCGACATCCGAAGGTCCAACTAATGCTTATACTATTTTACCTGAAAG GGTTTCAACTTTAAATAATGGTCAAAGAGGAGAGGTATACGATGTTAATGGAGATCAAGCTGCGGTTATCTTGGATGATAATGTAGAGAAGGCCAACGAGAATGAGGCCGAGAACCCTAACAATGATCGTCCAAAAGCATCAGTTTATTGGATAAATG TTAAGGACATTGAAAATGATCTTGATGCTCAAACACAAGATTGCTACATAGCAGTGGAGGCTTTATGTGAG GTTTTGAATTCCAAACAACCTCTTATAGTCTATTTTCCGGATAGTTCACAATGGTTGCATAAATCACTTCCTAAGTCAAGCCGAAATGAGTTTTTTCAAAAGGTTGAAGAGATGTTTGACCAGTTATCTGGCCCTGTAGTATTGATTTGCGGGCAAAACAAAGTTCATTCTGGAACAAAGGAGAAAGAAAAATTT ACGATGATACTCCCAAACATTGGACGTGTTGCTAAGCTG CCTCTTTCTTTGAAGCACCTGACTGATGGATTTAAAGGGGGAAAGACATCAGAAGAGGATGACATTAACAAGCTTTTCTCTAATGTTTTGAGTGTACATCCGCCTAAG GAGGAGAATCTACAGGTAGTATTCAAAAAACAACTCGAGGAAGACAGGAAAATTGTGATTTCGCGTAGTAATTTGAATGAACTACGAAAG GTTCTTGAAGAACACCAGCTATCATGCGTTGACCTCTTGCAAACGAATACTGATGGCATCATTTTAACAAAGCAAA AAGCTGAAAAAGTGGTAGGCTGGGCAAAAAACCATTACTTGTCGTCATGCCTGCTTCCTTCTGTTAAAGGAGAAAGATTGTGCATACCTCGCGAAAG TCTTGAAATTGCAATCTCAAGGATGAAAGGCATGGAAACTATGTCACGAAAACCTTCTCAGAACCTCAAG AGCCTTGCGAAGGATGAGTTTGAGAGCAATTTTGTTTCATCTGTTGTACCTCCTGGTGAAATTGGGGTGAAGTTTGATGACATAGGTGCTCTTGAAGATGTTAAGAAGGCACTTCAGGAACTTGTTATTCTTCCAATGAGAAGGCCCGAGCTTTTCACTCGTGGAAACCTGTTGCGG CCCTGCAAAGGAATATTGCTTTTTGGTCCTCCTGGAACTGGGAAAACTCTTCTGGCCAAGGCACTTGCAACAGAAGCCGGTGCAAATTTTATCAGCATAACTGGTTCGACCCTTACTTCAAAG TGGTTTGGAGATGCTGAGAAACTAACCAAAGCACTCTTCTCATTTGCCAGCAAGCTTGCACCTGTCATTATATTTGTTGATGAG GTTGACAGTTTGCTTGGTGCTCGAGGTGGTGCTTTTGAGCATGAGGCTACTAGAAGAATGAGGAATGAGTTCATGGCAGCATGGGATGGATTGAGGTCCAAAGAGAATCAAAGAATCCTCATTCTTGGTGCAACAAATCGGCCATTTGACCTTGATGATGCTGTTATCCGTCGTTTACCAAGAAG GATCTATGTTGATTTACCCGATGCTGAAAATCGAAAGAAGATTCTAAGAATATTTCTTGCAAAAGAAAATCTGTACTCCGATTTTCAGTACGACGAACTTGCTAACTTGACCGAAGGATACTCTGGCAGTGATTTGAAG AACCTCTGTGTTGCCGCAGCATATAGACCTGTTCAAGAGCTCTTAGAAGAAGAAAGGAAG AAAGACAATGATACTACAAATTCAGTATTAAGGCCTCTTAATTTGGAGGATTTCGTGCAAGCAAAATCCAAG GTTGGTCCATCTGTTGCGTACGACGCAACAAGCATGAATGAGTTGAGGAAGTGGAACGAAATGTACGGTGAGGGCGGAAGTAGAGCAAAATCACCATTCGGATTCGGGAGCTGA
- the LOC127100953 gene encoding uncharacterized protein LOC127100953 isoform X2, with protein sequence MYLRRIQCRDRRWALLLQPSKYFFGPKFSDHHCFQSLSPKTTVREYSSHGGIVKRDFLGSDSCSHVSSRYSFTGLNKRPSFCLRSTQIQGFSSESDGSSASENKQVHVNDGGDLDKGKNQLGKSGGDVKFSNTHAQLGEQDQEEWLHNEKLAVESKRRESPFLTRRDKFKNEFLRRITPWENINISWDTFPYHINEHTKNLLTECAASRLRHNKLASSFGTRLASSSGRILLQSIPGTELYRERLVRALAQDLQVPLLVLDSSILAPYDIDDDQSSDYESDDDNAESGDEDGLECENEDDNDASNEEEWTSSAEAKSDASDNEDALASAEAALKKVKAAVQKLIPYNVDEFEKIVTGDESPESSNSDDAKSTDKSGSQLRKGDRVKYIGPSIKFTNDDRVSTLNNGQRGEVYDVNGDQAAVILDDNVEKANENEAENPNNDRPKASVYWINVKDIENDLDAQTQDCYIAVEALCEVLNSKQPLIVYFPDSSQWLHKSLPKSSRNEFFQKVEEMFDQLSGPVVLICGQNKVHSGTKEKEKFTMILPNIGRVAKLPLSLKHLTDGFKGGKTSEEDDINKLFSNVLSVHPPKEENLQVVFKKQLEEDRKIVISRSNLNELRKVLEEHQLSCVDLLQTNTDGIILTKQKAEKVVGWAKNHYLSSCLLPSVKGERLCIPRESLEIAISRMKGMETMSRKPSQNLKSLAKDEFESNFVSSVVPPGEIGVKFDDIGALEDVKKALQELVILPMRRPELFTRGNLLRPCKGILLFGPPGTGKTLLAKALATEAGANFISITGSTLTSKWFGDAEKLTKALFSFASKLAPVIIFVDEVDSLLGARGGAFEHEATRRMRNEFMAAWDGLRSKENQRILILGATNRPFDLDDAVIRRLPRRIYVDLPDAENRKKILRIFLAKENLYSDFQYDELANLTEGYSGSDLKNLCVAAAYRPVQELLEEERKKDNDTTNSVLRPLNLEDFVQAKSKVGPSVAYDATSMNELRKWNEMYGEGGSRAKSPFGFGS encoded by the exons ATGTACTTGAGAAGAATACAGTGCCGAGATCGGAGATGGGCTTTGTTGTTGCAACCATCAAAATACTTCTTTGGGCCGAAATTCTCCGATCATCATTGCTTTCAGTCGTTATCACCTAAGACCACCGTGAGAGAATATTCTTCACATGGTGGTATTGTCAAAAGAGATTTCTTAGGTTCAGACTCATGTAGTCATGTTTCATCTAGATATAGTTTTACCGGTCTGAACAAAAGGCCTAGTTTTTGTCTTAGGAGTACTCAGATACAAGGTTTTAGTTCTGAAAGTGATGGAAGTAGTGCAAGTGAGAATAAACAAGTTCATGTTAACGATGGAGGTGATTTGGATAAGGGGAAGAATCAGCTAGGTAAGTCTGGTGGAGATGTTAAATTCAGCAATACTCATGCACAGCTTGGAGAACAGGATCAGGAGGAATGGCTTCATAATGAGAAGCTTGCTGTAGAAAGTAAAAGGAGAGAATCACCATTTTTGACGAGAAGGGATAAGTTTAAAAACGAGTTTCTGAGAAGAATTACTCCATGGGAGAATATAAACATTTCGTGGGACACATTTCCTTATCATATAAA TGAGCATACGAAAAATCTTCTTACGGAATGTGCTGCTTCCCGTTTGAGACATAATAAGCTTGCTTCATCTTTTGGCACCCGCCTTGCATCTTCAAGTGGAAGAATATTGCTTCAAAGCATTCCAG GCACTGAGCTCTATCGGGAAAGATTAGTTAGAGCTCTTGCACAAGATTTACAAGTACCGTTGTTGGTGCTTGACAGCAGCATCCTTGCTCCTTAT GATATTGATGATGATCAATCGTCAGACTATGAGTCTGATGATGATAATGCAGAATCTGGGGACGAGGATGGTCTAGAATGCGAGAATGAGGATGATAATGATGCTAGTAATGAAGAAGAGTGGACTAGCAGTGCTGAAGCGAAGTCAGATGCAAGCGATAATGAAGATGCACTAGCATCTGCTGAAGCAGCCCTTAAGAAAGTTAAAGCCGCTGTTCAGAAGCTTATCCCTTACAATGTTGATGAATTTGAGAAG ATTGTGACTGGAGATGAGAGTCCTGAGTCATCGAATTCTGATGATGCCAAGTCAACTGATAAATCTGGATCTCAGCTAAGAAAAG GTGACCGCGTGAAGTACATCGGCCCTTCTATTAAATTTACAAATGATGATAG GGTTTCAACTTTAAATAATGGTCAAAGAGGAGAGGTATACGATGTTAATGGAGATCAAGCTGCGGTTATCTTGGATGATAATGTAGAGAAGGCCAACGAGAATGAGGCCGAGAACCCTAACAATGATCGTCCAAAAGCATCAGTTTATTGGATAAATG TTAAGGACATTGAAAATGATCTTGATGCTCAAACACAAGATTGCTACATAGCAGTGGAGGCTTTATGTGAG GTTTTGAATTCCAAACAACCTCTTATAGTCTATTTTCCGGATAGTTCACAATGGTTGCATAAATCACTTCCTAAGTCAAGCCGAAATGAGTTTTTTCAAAAGGTTGAAGAGATGTTTGACCAGTTATCTGGCCCTGTAGTATTGATTTGCGGGCAAAACAAAGTTCATTCTGGAACAAAGGAGAAAGAAAAATTT ACGATGATACTCCCAAACATTGGACGTGTTGCTAAGCTG CCTCTTTCTTTGAAGCACCTGACTGATGGATTTAAAGGGGGAAAGACATCAGAAGAGGATGACATTAACAAGCTTTTCTCTAATGTTTTGAGTGTACATCCGCCTAAG GAGGAGAATCTACAGGTAGTATTCAAAAAACAACTCGAGGAAGACAGGAAAATTGTGATTTCGCGTAGTAATTTGAATGAACTACGAAAG GTTCTTGAAGAACACCAGCTATCATGCGTTGACCTCTTGCAAACGAATACTGATGGCATCATTTTAACAAAGCAAA AAGCTGAAAAAGTGGTAGGCTGGGCAAAAAACCATTACTTGTCGTCATGCCTGCTTCCTTCTGTTAAAGGAGAAAGATTGTGCATACCTCGCGAAAG TCTTGAAATTGCAATCTCAAGGATGAAAGGCATGGAAACTATGTCACGAAAACCTTCTCAGAACCTCAAG AGCCTTGCGAAGGATGAGTTTGAGAGCAATTTTGTTTCATCTGTTGTACCTCCTGGTGAAATTGGGGTGAAGTTTGATGACATAGGTGCTCTTGAAGATGTTAAGAAGGCACTTCAGGAACTTGTTATTCTTCCAATGAGAAGGCCCGAGCTTTTCACTCGTGGAAACCTGTTGCGG CCCTGCAAAGGAATATTGCTTTTTGGTCCTCCTGGAACTGGGAAAACTCTTCTGGCCAAGGCACTTGCAACAGAAGCCGGTGCAAATTTTATCAGCATAACTGGTTCGACCCTTACTTCAAAG TGGTTTGGAGATGCTGAGAAACTAACCAAAGCACTCTTCTCATTTGCCAGCAAGCTTGCACCTGTCATTATATTTGTTGATGAG GTTGACAGTTTGCTTGGTGCTCGAGGTGGTGCTTTTGAGCATGAGGCTACTAGAAGAATGAGGAATGAGTTCATGGCAGCATGGGATGGATTGAGGTCCAAAGAGAATCAAAGAATCCTCATTCTTGGTGCAACAAATCGGCCATTTGACCTTGATGATGCTGTTATCCGTCGTTTACCAAGAAG GATCTATGTTGATTTACCCGATGCTGAAAATCGAAAGAAGATTCTAAGAATATTTCTTGCAAAAGAAAATCTGTACTCCGATTTTCAGTACGACGAACTTGCTAACTTGACCGAAGGATACTCTGGCAGTGATTTGAAG AACCTCTGTGTTGCCGCAGCATATAGACCTGTTCAAGAGCTCTTAGAAGAAGAAAGGAAG AAAGACAATGATACTACAAATTCAGTATTAAGGCCTCTTAATTTGGAGGATTTCGTGCAAGCAAAATCCAAG GTTGGTCCATCTGTTGCGTACGACGCAACAAGCATGAATGAGTTGAGGAAGTGGAACGAAATGTACGGTGAGGGCGGAAGTAGAGCAAAATCACCATTCGGATTCGGGAGCTGA